Proteins encoded within one genomic window of Paenarthrobacter sp. JL.01a:
- the prfB gene encoding peptide chain release factor 2 translates to MAEIDFPAEIRALRATYSSIENVTDVDALKAEIAELSEQAGAPDLWDDPASAQVVTSRLSHRQSEVERLEKLEARIDDLEVLVELGQDEGDEASLAEAAKELESIRKALAELEVVTLLSGEYDEREAVVTIRAGAGGVDAADFAEMLMRMYLRWAERHGYPTTVMDTSYAEEAGLKSATFEVKAPYAFGTLSVEAGTHRLVRISPFDNQGRRQTSFAAVEVIPLIEQTDSIDIPDNEIRVDVFRSSGPGGQSVNTTDSAVRLTHLPTGIVVSMQNEKSQLQNRAAAMRVLQSRLLLLKKEQQDAEKKALAGDVKASWGDQMRSYVLNPYQMVKDLRTEHEVGNTSAVLDGDIDDFIDAGIRWRTGNRNAAASS, encoded by the coding sequence ATGGCTGAAATTGATTTTCCCGCAGAAATCCGCGCACTTCGAGCAACGTACAGCTCCATCGAGAACGTCACTGACGTTGATGCCCTTAAAGCTGAAATCGCCGAACTGAGCGAGCAAGCCGGAGCCCCTGACCTCTGGGACGACCCCGCTTCGGCACAGGTGGTGACGTCCCGCCTGTCCCACCGGCAATCGGAAGTCGAACGCCTGGAGAAGCTTGAGGCCAGGATCGACGATCTCGAAGTCTTGGTGGAACTGGGCCAGGACGAGGGCGATGAAGCGTCCCTGGCTGAAGCTGCCAAGGAACTGGAATCCATTCGCAAGGCCTTGGCTGAACTTGAAGTTGTTACCTTGCTCTCTGGGGAGTACGACGAACGCGAGGCCGTCGTGACCATCCGGGCCGGAGCAGGCGGCGTGGACGCAGCCGACTTCGCCGAGATGCTGATGCGGATGTATCTGCGATGGGCCGAACGTCATGGCTACCCCACCACGGTGATGGACACCTCCTACGCCGAAGAAGCGGGCCTGAAATCGGCTACCTTCGAAGTCAAGGCACCCTACGCTTTCGGCACCCTCAGCGTGGAGGCGGGCACCCACCGCTTGGTGCGCATCAGTCCCTTCGACAACCAGGGCCGGCGGCAGACCTCCTTTGCGGCAGTCGAGGTCATCCCCCTGATCGAACAGACAGACTCCATCGACATCCCCGACAACGAGATCCGCGTCGACGTTTTCCGCTCGTCCGGCCCGGGCGGGCAGTCGGTCAACACCACTGACTCCGCAGTGCGGTTGACGCACCTTCCCACGGGCATCGTGGTCTCGATGCAGAACGAAAAGTCGCAGCTCCAAAACCGGGCGGCGGCCATGAGGGTCCTGCAGTCCCGGTTGCTGCTGCTTAAGAAGGAACAGCAGGACGCCGAGAAGAAAGCCCTGGCCGGGGACGTCAAGGCATCGTGGGGTGACCAGATGCGTTCCTACGTTTTGAACCCCTACCAGATGGTCAAGGACCTGCGGACCGAACACGAAGTGGGCAACACTTCGGCTGTGCTCGACGGCGACATCGACGACTTCATCGACGCCGGCATCCGCTGGCGCACGGGTAACCGCAACGCTGCAGCCAGCTCATAA
- a CDS encoding pilus assembly protein TadG-related protein — protein MSRAGVRQTACLAHSVGTGNLPPKRNRPGDDGQITVLILGYVLLALLLATVVMAASSMYLEHKKLLSLADGAALAAADSYLVEDLQGGSVPAVTLADDRVLATAGSYLEKSKAFAAHDKLVVAEGTGSEPGGTAVVVLRAVAHPPLVSFLVPDGIVIEAKATARSRLRQ, from the coding sequence GTGAGCAGGGCAGGTGTACGCCAAACGGCATGTCTTGCCCACTCCGTCGGGACAGGCAACCTGCCCCCGAAGCGCAACAGGCCCGGCGATGACGGTCAAATCACTGTGCTCATCCTCGGATACGTCCTGTTGGCACTTCTTCTGGCCACCGTGGTGATGGCCGCTTCCTCCATGTATCTGGAGCACAAGAAGCTCCTGTCCCTGGCGGACGGCGCTGCGCTCGCGGCCGCGGATTCGTACCTGGTGGAGGACCTTCAAGGCGGGAGCGTGCCTGCTGTGACGCTGGCCGATGACCGGGTGCTGGCCACAGCGGGGTCCTATCTCGAGAAAAGCAAAGCCTTCGCAGCGCATGACAAGCTGGTGGTGGCGGAGGGAACCGGCAGCGAACCCGGTGGCACGGCTGTTGTGGTCCTCAGGGCAGTGGCCCATCCGCCGCTGGTCAGTTTCCTGGTTCCCGATGGGATAGTCATTGAGGCGAAGGCAACCGCACGCTCAAGGTTGAGGCAGTAA
- a CDS encoding TadE family protein, whose translation MVDFVLVGALLTVFFMSVIQLTLILHVRNTLIDAAASGARYGALADRTSSDAEARTAELITSALNAGFAQDITTAEMDIDGIHTLEIRVRAPMPVLGLMGPGGSMEVRGHAALPG comes from the coding sequence GTGGTCGATTTCGTGCTGGTCGGAGCACTGTTGACCGTGTTCTTCATGTCAGTCATCCAACTCACTTTGATACTGCATGTCCGCAATACACTCATTGACGCCGCAGCATCCGGCGCGCGCTACGGCGCACTGGCTGACCGGACGTCCTCGGATGCCGAAGCCCGAACGGCAGAGCTGATCACGTCCGCCTTGAACGCAGGATTCGCGCAGGACATCACCACTGCCGAAATGGACATTGATGGCATCCATACGCTGGAAATCAGGGTCAGGGCACCGATGCCCGTTCTCGGGCTGATGGGTCCTGGCGGGTCGATGGAGGTGCGTGGACATGCTGCTCTCCCTGGCTGA
- a CDS encoding type II secretion system F family protein, producing the protein MSASLALAVCAGVLLGAGFWMVLVRLPFMRRVTFSERISPQLKSRNLESRLLAVPEQDLTPFGPLERILRPFFRDAVVAISRLNVGTAVVSKRLARSGSTKSILDFRVEQILWAGGGLVLALLVVAVRAAAGQFSPALSFVAAIGAALGGYVLRDFVLSQQIRRRERRMLSEFPSLAELMALAVAAGESALGAMDRVSRSSQGELSHEFSLILADARSGKPLAEALQAFSGRAELSPLVRFFDGLVVAVERGTPLADVLRAQAADVRDAAKRELMESAGRKEIAMMVPLVFGVLPLTVVFAAFPAIAALQLNL; encoded by the coding sequence ATGAGCGCATCATTGGCCTTGGCCGTATGTGCCGGAGTGCTGCTTGGAGCCGGATTCTGGATGGTCCTGGTGCGTCTGCCGTTCATGCGTCGGGTGACTTTTTCCGAGCGCATCAGCCCGCAATTGAAGTCGAGGAATCTTGAATCCCGCCTACTGGCTGTCCCGGAACAAGACCTCACACCTTTTGGTCCGTTGGAACGGATTCTGCGTCCCTTTTTCCGGGACGCGGTGGTGGCAATATCGCGCTTGAACGTCGGGACAGCGGTCGTCTCAAAGCGGCTTGCCCGTTCGGGTTCCACAAAATCGATCCTTGATTTCCGGGTCGAGCAAATACTCTGGGCCGGTGGCGGCTTGGTCCTGGCGTTGTTGGTTGTCGCAGTACGTGCAGCAGCCGGACAGTTCAGTCCCGCCCTTTCATTCGTTGCCGCCATCGGGGCCGCCCTTGGAGGTTACGTGCTCCGCGATTTTGTGCTCAGCCAGCAGATACGGCGACGGGAAAGAAGAATGTTGTCCGAGTTCCCCAGCCTCGCAGAGCTCATGGCGCTGGCAGTGGCAGCCGGAGAGAGCGCGTTGGGGGCCATGGACCGGGTGAGCCGCAGCTCGCAAGGGGAGCTCTCCCACGAGTTCAGTTTGATCCTGGCGGACGCCCGATCGGGGAAGCCCCTTGCTGAGGCACTCCAGGCCTTTTCCGGCCGTGCAGAGTTGTCTCCATTGGTCAGGTTTTTCGACGGCCTGGTGGTTGCTGTGGAACGCGGGACCCCACTGGCCGATGTCCTTCGGGCACAGGCAGCTGACGTCCGGGATGCAGCCAAACGTGAACTGATGGAATCTGCGGGTCGAAAAGAGATAGCCATGATGGTGCCGCTTGTTTTCGGCGTCCTGCCGCTCACAGTCGTATTCGCAGCTTTTCCGGCCATCGCAGCACTGCAGCTGAACCTCTGA